Proteins co-encoded in one Gracilimonas sp. genomic window:
- the tatC gene encoding twin-arginine translocase subunit TatC produces MEERQIMQGEPPKAQKPADRTGTMSFLDHLEELRWRIIKGLIGVLVGVTIAFVFSDFFVEKVMLGPTRADFFMYDILRVDAVNFELQSRRLPGQFFTFWGTLFVMGFVIGSPIFIYQIWAFVEPALESREKRKTFFSTFFITFFFLLGVAFGYLILVPFALQFFAQFQISDIIRNDFDINEYFSSVSMWVVACGIIFQIPVVSYSLSKIGLLTPDLLRKYRRHSIVFALVISAMLTPPDPISQILIALPLTVLYELSIWISRYAMRKRKKELEEAITGVSESDSSR; encoded by the coding sequence TTGGAAGAACGCCAAATCATGCAAGGTGAGCCGCCCAAGGCCCAGAAACCGGCCGACCGCACCGGCACCATGTCTTTTCTCGATCATCTGGAAGAGCTCCGCTGGCGCATCATCAAAGGTCTGATAGGGGTTTTGGTTGGGGTCACCATCGCTTTTGTGTTCTCAGATTTCTTTGTGGAAAAAGTAATGCTGGGGCCCACCCGTGCCGACTTCTTCATGTATGATATACTTCGTGTGGATGCAGTCAACTTTGAGCTTCAGAGTCGGCGTTTACCCGGGCAGTTCTTCACCTTTTGGGGAACTCTTTTCGTGATGGGTTTTGTGATTGGCTCTCCCATTTTCATTTACCAGATATGGGCTTTTGTGGAGCCGGCACTGGAATCAAGAGAAAAAAGAAAGACTTTTTTCAGCACCTTCTTTATTACGTTTTTCTTTCTGCTGGGTGTGGCCTTCGGATACCTGATCCTTGTTCCCTTTGCCCTGCAGTTTTTTGCCCAGTTTCAGATCTCGGATATTATTCGCAACGACTTTGATATCAACGAGTACTTCAGCTCCGTTTCAATGTGGGTGGTTGCCTGTGGTATCATATTCCAGATACCGGTGGTAAGTTACTCACTTTCAAAAATCGGATTACTGACGCCGGATTTACTTAGAAAATACCGCAGACATTCCATTGTATTTGCATTGGTGATATCTGCGATGCTAACTCCACCCGATCCGATTTCCCAGATTCTTATCGCCCTGCCGCTAACCGTTCTTTATGAACTCTCGATCTGGATTAGCCGGTATGCCATGCGAAAAAGAAAGAAGGAATTGGAAGAAGCTATAACAGGAGTTTCAGAATCCGACTCCTCCCGTTGA
- the rpiB gene encoding ribose 5-phosphate isomerase B — protein MVIPIASDHAGFPAKEMVKKILEEMGHTPVDYGTHSEDSVDYPDFAVKVSEVVNNGEHEQGILVCGSGQGVCMTANKYPKIRAGLVYSPKAAEMTRLHNNANVMCLPGRELNESEIKEIIEAWFATDFEGGRHERRVNKIESLTQK, from the coding sequence ATGGTCATCCCCATAGCAAGCGATCATGCCGGTTTTCCTGCCAAGGAAATGGTTAAAAAAATACTGGAAGAAATGGGACATACTCCCGTTGACTACGGAACCCATTCCGAAGATTCTGTCGATTACCCCGACTTTGCCGTTAAAGTATCCGAAGTGGTTAATAACGGCGAACATGAGCAGGGAATCCTGGTTTGCGGGAGCGGACAAGGCGTGTGCATGACGGCCAACAAGTATCCTAAAATTCGTGCCGGATTGGTCTATTCACCTAAAGCCGCCGAAATGACAAGACTGCATAACAACGCCAACGTCATGTGCTTGCCCGGGCGGGAACTGAATGAATCTGAGATCAAAGAAATTATTGAAGCCTGGTTTGCCACTGATTTTGAAGGTGGCCGCCACGAGCGACGCGTAAATAAAATCGAATCATTAACCCAAAAGTAA
- a CDS encoding MBL fold metallo-hydrolase — protein sequence MKVGRFEIEQLSEGIFEVFDDGIFQKIDSADITARQKKPGIKKQSSAIGINPILIRDGKHNVLLDTGLGWGLDHKSSYTDTSNLLTNLDIFGLAPSDITHVVLSHLHFDHAAGSTYVDSNTSTQPTMSYANYFIQKKEWYYALEQVGKKKQISGAGYELDEFYKLAAEDKLVMITDTYFELLPGIELIRTGGHTPGHQIVKIQDSGETAYFLGDLVPSEHHLNHYAMRQMDVDPIQSKKAKTLILRQAVKEKSLMLFYHSVHAKAGMLEQDKDKKFILRVING from the coding sequence ATGAAAGTAGGCCGGTTTGAAATTGAACAGCTCAGCGAAGGAATTTTTGAGGTTTTCGATGATGGTATTTTCCAGAAAATAGACTCAGCTGATATCACAGCCCGCCAGAAAAAACCGGGTATTAAAAAGCAATCATCGGCAATTGGCATAAACCCCATTCTTATCCGGGATGGCAAACACAATGTGTTATTAGACACAGGCCTGGGTTGGGGACTGGATCACAAAAGTTCATACACCGACACCTCCAACCTGTTAACCAATTTGGATATATTTGGGCTTGCTCCTTCCGATATCACCCATGTAGTGCTCAGTCACCTGCACTTCGATCATGCGGCTGGTTCAACCTATGTGGACAGCAACACCTCCACCCAGCCAACCATGAGCTATGCCAATTATTTCATCCAAAAGAAAGAATGGTACTATGCGCTGGAACAAGTTGGAAAAAAGAAGCAGATTTCAGGAGCCGGTTATGAGCTGGATGAGTTTTATAAGCTTGCCGCTGAAGATAAACTGGTGATGATCACCGACACCTATTTTGAATTGCTTCCCGGAATTGAACTCATCAGAACCGGCGGACATACTCCCGGTCACCAAATTGTAAAAATCCAGGATTCAGGAGAAACAGCTTATTTTTTGGGTGATTTAGTTCCCTCCGAACATCACCTGAATCACTATGCCATGCGTCAGATGGATGTTGACCCCATTCAATCCAAAAAAGCGAAAACCTTGATTTTGCGACAAGCGGTAAAGGAGAAATCACTGATGCTGTTTTATCACTCGGTTCACGCCAAAGCCGGCATGCTGGAGCAGGATAAGGACAAGAAGTTTATACTTAGAGTGATAAATGGGTAA
- the glyA gene encoding serine hydroxymethyltransferase, whose protein sequence is MKSLQEQDAQIFDLLEKETDRQNYNLELIASENFASKATISAMGSVLTNKYAEGYPGKRYYGGCEVVDDVEDIARDRAKKLFGADWVNVQPHSGATANAAVYLACMKPGETLLGFDLSHGGHLTHGSPVNFSGINYNAEFYGVSKETGRLDMNIIRDRALEVKPTMISIGASAYPRDYDYEAFRSIADEVGALLWMDMAHTAGLIATGNLNDPLPHAHVVTTTTHKTLRGPRGGMILVGKDGENTIGVTAAKSGRTKNWGEVFDSAVFPGTQGGPLMHVIAAKAVSFGEALQDDFKKYQTQTQKNAKAMAAKFMEMGYNLVSDGTDNHLILIDLRNKGLNGKIAEDALGNAAITVNKNMVPFDTESPFVTSGIRIGSPAMTTRGLKEAEFEQIAVLIDRVLQKPEDADTHKKVEQEVRDLCDRFPLYDFVTA, encoded by the coding sequence ATGAAATCCCTTCAAGAGCAAGATGCCCAAATTTTTGACCTTCTCGAAAAAGAAACTGACCGACAGAATTATAACCTTGAGTTAATCGCCTCCGAGAACTTCGCTTCCAAAGCTACCATATCAGCGATGGGCAGCGTGCTTACCAATAAATATGCGGAAGGCTATCCCGGTAAACGATATTATGGCGGATGTGAGGTTGTTGATGATGTGGAGGATATTGCCCGCGACCGAGCTAAGAAATTATTTGGAGCCGATTGGGTGAATGTACAACCGCATTCCGGGGCAACGGCCAACGCAGCGGTTTATCTTGCCTGCATGAAGCCCGGCGAAACCCTGTTAGGCTTTGACCTTTCCCATGGTGGTCACCTTACCCACGGTTCTCCCGTAAACTTCTCCGGCATCAATTATAATGCCGAGTTTTATGGAGTGAGTAAAGAAACCGGCCGTCTGGATATGAACATCATCCGTGACCGGGCCCTTGAAGTGAAACCCACCATGATCTCCATTGGAGCTTCGGCCTACCCCAGAGATTATGACTATGAAGCTTTCCGAAGCATTGCGGATGAAGTAGGTGCTTTACTTTGGATGGATATGGCGCATACCGCAGGATTGATTGCAACGGGAAATCTCAATGACCCTCTGCCCCACGCGCACGTAGTAACCACAACTACACACAAGACTTTACGCGGCCCAAGAGGTGGAATGATTTTGGTTGGCAAAGATGGCGAAAATACCATCGGGGTGACTGCGGCCAAATCCGGGCGGACAAAGAACTGGGGTGAAGTTTTTGACTCGGCTGTATTTCCGGGGACTCAGGGCGGTCCGCTAATGCACGTGATTGCAGCCAAAGCGGTTTCTTTTGGTGAAGCTTTACAGGATGATTTCAAAAAATATCAAACCCAGACTCAGAAGAATGCCAAAGCTATGGCGGCTAAGTTCATGGAAATGGGCTATAACCTGGTCAGTGACGGGACCGACAATCACCTGATTCTGATCGACCTCCGAAACAAAGGCTTGAATGGTAAAATTGCAGAAGATGCGCTTGGAAATGCAGCCATTACGGTAAACAAAAACATGGTTCCTTTCGATACGGAAAGTCCATTCGTGACCTCCGGAATTCGGATTGGCTCTCCGGCAATGACAACCCGCGGCCTGAAGGAAGCTGAGTTTGAGCAAATCGCTGTGTTGATTGACCGTGTACTTCAAAAACCGGAAGATGCTGACACACATAAGAAAGTAGAACAGGAAGTACGCGACCTTTGCGATCGTTTCCCTCTCTATGATTTTGTAACCGCATAA
- a CDS encoding NAD(P)/FAD-dependent oxidoreductase — MKKYDAIIIGSGHNGLVTACYLAKNGYEVLVLERDSTIGGAVRTETMFQSPENPNGFRMDVGSSVHIMIHQTGILEDLELTKYGLEYIDMDPIMSYPVPTGKGVIHFWKDVDRTLESISKVAPGDVENYKEFIKFWGKINKGVLKAFMTKPSAGDIIGTMAKAQIKDGAMFRKGEQAAGLQKILSSYGKVVNDAFESPYMKAAILWFAAQSGPLPDHSATGDFAGWQSMLHESGAKHPRGGSGMLTQAMKNMIEAHCGEVKADHPIQKILIENGKAIGVRTENGEEFKADTIVSNAHVQTTMMKMVGRDHLDDSMFKKVEDINVGNGFGMVIRCAVEELPEYTAAPGDPHIHNGIQLLAPSVQYMNNAIGDYTKKLPPEKPAVLCMTFSKIDPDVARDGKHTLFAWAQWHPYELANGMHWDDIREREAQKIYDVVTGYAPNMKGKLIDWYIQSPLDIERKHGLLRGNVMHVEMSFDQMFMFRPIPEMSQYETPIKNLYLASASCHPGGGVFGAAGHNAARVILKNNKKKFFSFS, encoded by the coding sequence ATGAAAAAATATGACGCTATCATCATTGGATCGGGGCATAATGGCCTTGTCACGGCTTGTTATCTTGCAAAAAACGGATACGAAGTTTTAGTTCTTGAGCGCGACTCAACAATAGGGGGAGCGGTGAGAACCGAGACCATGTTTCAATCTCCGGAAAACCCGAATGGGTTTAGAATGGATGTGGGTTCTTCCGTGCATATTATGATTCACCAGACGGGAATCCTGGAAGACTTAGAACTCACCAAATATGGGCTGGAATACATCGATATGGATCCGATCATGTCGTATCCCGTTCCAACCGGTAAAGGTGTGATTCATTTTTGGAAAGATGTGGATCGTACTCTTGAGTCTATTTCAAAAGTGGCACCTGGAGATGTTGAGAATTATAAAGAGTTCATCAAATTCTGGGGGAAGATAAACAAAGGGGTGCTGAAAGCTTTTATGACCAAACCCTCTGCAGGAGACATCATCGGAACCATGGCAAAAGCCCAGATTAAAGACGGGGCTATGTTCAGGAAAGGCGAACAGGCTGCCGGACTCCAAAAAATTCTGTCCAGCTATGGAAAAGTGGTGAATGATGCGTTTGAAAGTCCTTACATGAAGGCGGCTATCCTTTGGTTTGCCGCTCAATCCGGGCCGTTGCCCGATCATTCTGCGACCGGCGATTTTGCTGGCTGGCAGTCGATGCTGCACGAGAGTGGTGCTAAGCATCCAAGGGGAGGAAGCGGCATGCTTACACAGGCTATGAAGAACATGATTGAAGCCCACTGCGGTGAGGTTAAGGCCGATCATCCCATCCAAAAAATTCTGATTGAAAACGGTAAAGCGATTGGAGTCAGAACCGAAAATGGGGAAGAATTCAAAGCTGATACCATTGTTTCCAATGCCCATGTTCAAACCACCATGATGAAAATGGTAGGGCGCGATCATTTAGATGATTCCATGTTCAAAAAAGTGGAAGATATTAATGTTGGAAATGGATTCGGGATGGTAATACGATGTGCGGTGGAAGAGCTGCCGGAATATACTGCTGCTCCCGGCGATCCTCATATCCACAATGGGATTCAGCTGTTGGCGCCTTCCGTTCAATACATGAATAACGCCATCGGCGACTATACCAAGAAACTGCCACCTGAGAAGCCCGCGGTGTTATGTATGACCTTCTCCAAAATTGATCCGGATGTAGCCAGGGACGGAAAGCACACCCTGTTTGCCTGGGCGCAATGGCATCCTTATGAACTGGCAAATGGAATGCATTGGGATGATATACGAGAGCGGGAAGCTCAAAAAATTTATGATGTTGTTACCGGTTACGCTCCGAATATGAAGGGCAAACTGATTGATTGGTACATTCAGTCTCCGCTGGATATTGAACGCAAACATGGGCTGCTGAGGGGAAATGTGATGCATGTGGAGATGAGTTTTGATCAGATGTTTATGTTTCGCCCGATTCCTGAAATGAGTCAGTACGAAACTCCCATCAAAAATTTATATTTGGCCAGTGCTTCCTGCCATCCCGGAGGAGGTGTATTCGGGGCTGCAGGTCATAACGCAGCCCGGGTAATCCTGAAAAACAATAAGAAGAAATTCTTTTCATTTAGTTAG
- the alr gene encoding alanine racemase, translating to MSSTLYVDLSRIAHNLGVISDQVGKNIKKMAVVKDDAYGHGAVQVARHLEGSVDYFCVAKLAEAIELRESGIKKPILVFEIPPLGSEHLYKEHDITTSISDLSVFDRLEDGTQCHLHFDTGMFRLGMLPEQAESAREKMKEFDKLNYTGIYTHFANSDDPGHERVLRQLEVFKSIRPVFPDHLMTHACNSGGLFFYGEEGTYFDAVRFGVSLFGYAPGETEIRELKPAVKWVSHLVQVKKLNKGDAVGYGSRWTAPEEGWLGTIPVGYADGVFRTLSGKIHVEIAGQLYQQVGTISMDYMTVYLGKDRFEQGEPVVILRNGKLSAKEWARIAGTIPYEITTTIHPKVKREYNS from the coding sequence TTGTCATCAACTCTGTACGTAGATCTTTCAAGGATCGCTCACAATTTAGGTGTGATTTCTGATCAGGTAGGCAAAAACATCAAAAAAATGGCTGTGGTTAAAGACGATGCCTATGGGCATGGAGCCGTTCAGGTAGCTCGTCACCTGGAAGGCAGCGTCGATTATTTTTGTGTAGCAAAGCTGGCGGAAGCCATCGAGCTTAGAGAATCAGGTATTAAGAAACCCATACTTGTCTTCGAAATTCCTCCTTTAGGAAGTGAACATCTATATAAGGAGCACGATATTACGACAAGTATTTCAGACCTGTCGGTTTTTGATCGGCTTGAAGACGGAACACAATGTCATCTTCATTTTGATACCGGCATGTTTCGGCTTGGGATGTTGCCCGAACAGGCTGAAAGTGCCCGGGAGAAAATGAAAGAATTTGATAAACTGAACTACACCGGCATTTACACGCATTTTGCCAACTCAGATGATCCGGGGCATGAACGGGTGCTTCGCCAGCTGGAAGTCTTTAAATCTATACGCCCGGTTTTCCCCGATCACTTAATGACCCACGCCTGTAACAGCGGAGGCCTGTTCTTCTACGGTGAAGAAGGCACATACTTTGATGCCGTCAGGTTTGGGGTTTCACTATTTGGATATGCGCCCGGTGAGACGGAAATAAGAGAGTTGAAACCGGCTGTGAAGTGGGTTTCGCATTTGGTTCAGGTAAAAAAACTTAATAAAGGGGATGCTGTTGGATATGGAAGCCGATGGACAGCTCCGGAAGAAGGATGGCTGGGCACCATTCCTGTAGGATATGCTGACGGGGTGTTCAGAACATTGAGCGGGAAGATACACGTGGAAATAGCCGGTCAATTATATCAACAGGTGGGTACCATTAGTATGGACTATATGACTGTGTACCTCGGTAAAGACCGTTTTGAGCAGGGCGAGCCTGTAGTGATTCTAAGAAACGGAAAGCTCTCTGCAAAAGAATGGGCACGTATTGCCGGCACCATTCCCTATGAAATAACCACGACTATTCACCCCAAGGTTAAAAGGGAATATAATTCTTAG
- a CDS encoding inositol monophosphatase family protein — protein MNYSKELEVAKQAAKEAATTIREFVGKTSLDVKLKGKNDLVTDADVKSEKKIIEVIEDAFPNDQILAEESKAKASIPEGRIWIIDPIDGTTNFAHSFPVYCVSIALWENREPKVGLVYEVANDELFTATEGGGAYLNEERIWISQNEDPSSSLIGTGFPYNNLNLVDNYLKLFKRMMEKTHGVRRPGSAAWDLCNVACGRFEGFYEYGLSPWDVAAGVLIIKEAGGVITDWKGEGDWLFGQRIIAGNASVHRFLLNEIRACFEEEELKG, from the coding sequence TTGAATTATTCAAAAGAGCTGGAAGTAGCCAAACAGGCAGCTAAAGAAGCGGCAACAACCATCAGGGAGTTTGTCGGCAAGACTTCATTAGACGTAAAGCTGAAAGGTAAAAACGACTTGGTTACCGATGCCGATGTGAAATCTGAAAAGAAAATCATAGAGGTGATCGAAGATGCTTTTCCCAATGATCAGATTCTGGCCGAGGAGTCGAAGGCGAAGGCATCCATCCCGGAGGGGCGTATCTGGATAATTGATCCCATCGACGGAACCACAAATTTTGCGCATTCTTTTCCGGTTTATTGCGTTTCGATAGCTTTATGGGAAAATAGGGAGCCTAAAGTGGGTTTGGTGTACGAAGTGGCTAACGATGAATTATTTACGGCAACCGAAGGCGGTGGGGCTTACCTGAATGAGGAACGAATATGGATTTCACAAAACGAGGATCCTTCTTCATCATTGATAGGAACCGGTTTTCCATACAATAACCTGAACCTGGTGGATAATTATCTGAAGCTTTTTAAGCGCATGATGGAGAAAACTCACGGTGTTCGGCGACCAGGATCGGCTGCCTGGGATCTATGCAATGTAGCCTGTGGCCGTTTTGAAGGTTTTTATGAATATGGGCTAAGTCCCTGGGATGTTGCCGCCGGTGTGCTCATCATTAAGGAAGCAGGAGGAGTTATTACCGACTGGAAGGGAGAAGGTGACTGGCTGTTCGGTCAAAGAATTATAGCCGGCAATGCATCTGTACATCGTTTTTTGTTGAATGAGATCAGGGCATGTTTTGAGGAAGAGGAATTAAAAGGATAA